Proteins encoded by one window of Geitlerinema sp. PCC 9228:
- a CDS encoding DUF4359 domain-containing protein, whose protein sequence is MKRMKTAISVGGLAVVGLGIGLAVTNPKSSAYQSFAAKKFASHLQENVCDDVPKFLRQQCRGFADANRGQFQKVIADTTQRQNYFFFSIYETDISMSLGLPSYHFSTVGILNQFYIYEAEKKS, encoded by the coding sequence ATGAAAAGAATGAAGACAGCGATTTCAGTGGGCGGTTTGGCAGTTGTGGGATTGGGCATTGGTCTGGCGGTGACCAATCCGAAGTCCTCTGCCTATCAGTCTTTCGCGGCAAAGAAATTTGCCAGCCACTTGCAAGAAAATGTCTGCGATGATGTGCCCAAATTCCTGCGGCAGCAGTGCCGGGGATTTGCAGATGCGAATCGAGGCCAGTTTCAAAAGGTGATTGCGGATACGACGCAAAGGCAGAACTACTTTTTTTTCAGTATCTACGAAACCGATATTTCTATGTCGTTAGGGCTTCCTTCTTATCATTTCTCTACGGTGGGGATTTTAAACCAGTTTTACATTTACGAAGCTGAGAAAAAGTCATAG
- a CDS encoding MotA/TolQ/ExbB proton channel family protein has translation MNIAEIFEKGGVAMWPLLALSILATSIIFERLWFWLGVLSKEQEIVNLVLEAARYDWQVAREIAFKARKRPIGRYLYAPLQLQQPEPESFRLALEAAAENELTHMRRGEKVLEGVIAISPLIGLLGTVLGLINSLSSIRLGDLGTASTAGVTLGIGEALYSTAGGLIVAIVSLVFYRLFQLFLSSQVKVFRQAGNELELLYRQQWPQIQKDPESLGIFPQESSEETATTKVQGETTHSSQSQNQPSPPPSYPEEGNA, from the coding sequence GTGAATATTGCGGAGATTTTTGAAAAAGGCGGGGTAGCTATGTGGCCATTGCTGGCTTTGTCTATCCTAGCTACCAGCATTATTTTTGAACGGCTGTGGTTTTGGTTGGGGGTTCTCAGCAAAGAACAGGAAATCGTCAATTTAGTTTTGGAAGCGGCTCGTTATGATTGGCAGGTGGCTAGGGAAATTGCCTTTAAAGCCAGAAAACGTCCCATTGGTCGCTATTTGTATGCTCCCTTGCAGCTGCAACAACCGGAACCGGAGTCCTTTCGCTTGGCGTTGGAAGCGGCGGCGGAAAACGAACTTACCCACATGCGTCGGGGAGAAAAGGTGTTAGAAGGGGTGATTGCGATATCGCCGTTGATTGGTTTGTTGGGAACGGTTTTGGGATTGATTAACTCCCTCAGTTCCATTCGCCTGGGAGACTTGGGAACGGCTTCCACCGCCGGCGTTACCCTAGGCATTGGGGAAGCTTTGTATAGTACTGCTGGTGGTTTGATTGTGGCGATTGTCAGTTTGGTGTTTTATCGGTTGTTTCAATTGTTCCTGTCTTCCCAGGTCAAAGTATTTCGCCAGGCAGGCAACGAACTGGAACTGCTCTACCGCCAGCAATGGCCGCAAATTCAAAAAGACCCGGAATCGCTAGGGATTTTCCCCCAGGAGTCGTCGGAAGAGACAGCAACTACCAAGGTACAAGGCGAGACTACCCACAGCAGCCAATCACAAAACCAGCCATCTCCCCCACCATCTTATCCTGAGGAGGGGAATGCCTAG